Genomic window (Psilocybe cubensis strain MGC-MH-2018 chromosome 1, whole genome shotgun sequence):
CTCGAAAACGTCACGCTTTAGCAGCTCAGCATGCGTACGCTGGAGAGAAGCGGGTTTCTGGAGGCTGTCCGCTCCGATGTTGGCGAGCCCAAGCAGGCCAAACCCGGTGTTGGAGTAGATAGGATAGGTGTATGGAACGTTGACGAGCGGTAAACGCGTGATGGCGTCAAACGTTGCGTTCGTGTCCCATGACTGGCTTGCCGTGTACGATGGAAACTCTTCAGGTGAGATAGGCCATTTTCCGATGTCTATTGGCGGGTAGTCGCGTCCAATACCTGATTTTCCTTGTCCGTCAATGTGCGCAATTATTACAGTAATCCGACATACCCGCCATATGGCTAGCCAATTGACGGAGAGAAATGCGAGGTTCACCGCCGTTACTCTTCGCACCCTTGAGGTAGTTCGCCCAGCCGTAGGATTCGGCAGGAAGAGAGATGTTTGCTACAAATTTGGCGACTGGGTCGTCCCTAGTACAATGTAAATCACTGGGCAATACCAGTTCCATGTTTTCTCACCAGTTCAAAAGACCTTTCTCTCTAAGTATGAGAGTCTCGAGGACCGTAAACATCTTCGATATGCTTGCAATCCTATAGATTGAATTCTCATCGACGACCTGAACTGGACCCTCCAGGTCGGTCTCGTTGGCGCGAAGGGTACCATAACCGCCAATAAAAATAGGACCAGCGGGGGTAACGATAGACAGAGAAATGCTATCGATTTCAGGCTCAGACGCTCGCTTTGTGAGATATTCGTCCAGATCTTTGGCAGCCTTCTCTATAAGGTCAGTGCTAGGACGCGGTGGGTGGTACGCAAACAGGTTTGGGGAAGGTGGTTGGCAGATGTTCTTTTTAGTCCAGGGCCATGTCATCGCATTGTTAAACAAGCTACTTTCAGGAAGAGATAGCGGGTATGGACCATCGAAGAGAGATATATAGCGCAAAAGGGCGACAGTGAGAAGAAAAGAGCAGACCCAGGCGAGTCTTTGTTTGAGAGAGCCTGAGCAAGCTGGGCGCTGGGAGCCAGACACACAGTTGCGGGCACATTGAGGCGACGAAACACCGACAGCAGTCTTTTCTGTTTGTCCCATATGAGAGATGATGAGGGtcaagagaagaagaggtcgGGTTTAAATGCCTCAGGCGTCAGGGGCTATGCTGCTATGTCATTATCTCGAAACGGAAGCTATGTATAACTGGCTCGACGCCCTCCAGCTATCGTTATTAGTAATTGAACATGTCAGATGAACCTCTAACCTTCAATCGTAAGCAATTATATCCTGCAATATCTGACACTCTCTCATACATATCTGATTGCAGAGACGGTTCATGCCATAGCAGAGTTTAGTTAGTCTTGCGATTCGCTTGCCCCCATGATAACATCTGATACATATACCCTTTAGTTGAAGTTgccatccacaccatcctctATGTTCGACAGGTATACCCAGCAGAGATATTTGTGCGGCGCAAGAAATACGAGACGCCTGTCTTTCAATCGCGCCACCCAGCCCTTAACGACTACATTACTGGTGCAGTGAAAGCCATAGCAGATGAACTCGTCCACGTATGCTCTCACCATGTCTATGCATTGCCAATCATTCAAATAGTAATGTTAGGGGAAAATAGACAAGGTCGTTGTTGTTCTCAAAGATAAAGAGCAAATTGCTTTGGAGAGGTATATCTTCTCTATCGAGACCATGATTCAAATCGAGGGATTCAATAAGGATGTTGGGTACGTTTTCTTCGTCTTATTGTTGTCTTTTTCCTATACTCAAGCGCAAGTAGAGTAGAAGATGCCATGACACCCTCATCTCTTATGCAGTATTTCAGATCTTTCCTCATCAAGCTCAACATGATAGAAGCGCAAATAGGACAAATGCACATGGGAGGTTCGTCGTTCGAATTACCTGCCTTTTTCTGCATTGCGAATGGTTCTGCTACTTTAGATGATCTTTCATTTGCTATTATCCTCGAATTGAAAGACGATGCTGCGCCCACGCACTCAAATACAAAGGTAGTAGGCATAGTAGCATTCTTGTGCTTTTGCGTTTGACCTACCTGGATATCTGACCCTAGGACCCTCCACCATGGATTCCTGCTGTAACTCAACACACAACCTCGGGTACTACGAAGCAGGCCGAATTGAACATGATTCGCGCAGTCAACACAGGCATCATCAATGTAAGAGCATTACTGTGCCGTGCACAGCACAGTCTAACATCACTTTCCAGCTTTCTTTGGCTGTGCAAGAATCAGGTGAGAAGATTGCGCGCGAGCAACAAAGGAGGCGACCCCGAAAAAAAACACCAGTTAATGATAATAATGTTGAACCAAAAGTACAATAGATAATATAACACAACCATTACATGACCCTCTAAAAATTGTAACCTAAACGTCCACGCGGATGCGTTGTATTACAGGTATAATTCGATCCCATTCCTCCATAGCCTGCCATATTTTGTCTGTTAGCTATGATCACGTTTAAATTGATTAGACATACTGCTTTATAGAATTCAATTTCGCCATCAGCAAGGTTTCCTAACATCTCCTTCATCTCTGCTGCCTTTGAGTATTGGAAAATAGTCTGCTCTCGAAGAGTTTCGTCACTAAACGCATCTGATGTCTCATGGGCCGTCGTCACAGCGTCCTGGAGCTAGATAACATGATGATGAGTCAATGAATTACGCAGAGATCATGTGGTTATAATGGTTACTTCTTTGATCTTAAGGTCAAGCTTGCGCATTTTCTCTACACGACTTCGGTCATCATCAGCGCCACGGATGGCATCGACACGATCCTTTAAGTAGGCACCAAGGCCAAGCCCGGTACTACCAGCGTGGCCGCTTATGACTGCAGCCAGTCGATCGCGTTCTGACGTCACACCGGACAAGTAATCCGACAACTCCTCAAAATCCAGTTGTTTCTGGTCTCTCAGCTTGAGAACAGCTCGATTTGCGTGGGAATAGGTGAGTAACGAGTGAAGGTGAACAAGAAGAGGATCGGTAGTAGTTTGGGTCTGCAACAAAGTCAATCAATCTTTGTAAATCTGAGAGTTTATGAAACTTACAGTATGACGAAGCAGCGCAGAAAACTCGAGTAGTGTGTTCGAGAAATGATTCAAGGGATCTGTAATACCTGATTCCAGGAAACCTAGACCTTGTACAGCGACGGCCAAGTCGTGGTAGTCCGCAGTAAGATCTTCACCGGATTCAGGATTGCCATCTCCTTCAGCCtcagaccacaaaaacaagTAAGGTAAAAAGTAGTTTATGAAAACTCACCGCTTGTTCTCCCTCTTACGCGATTAAAAAGACGCTCGCTGAGCACAAGGCCTTCTTCAAACTTGTCCACATTCTCTCTCATGGTGAGAAACCGTTCATCTGGCTTGCGCACCCGGGCGAAAGCGTTCAGTAGCGTGTCTGAGATGTTGTCTATAAGACCTTGGGTGTGCTCGCTGTTTGGAGGGTGTGCGACGTGCTGGTGCATATGAACATGCTGCAGAAGTAGGTCAAACATGTGCCCGGTTATGATATATCATTAAAAATCATCATACCCATTCAGTCGACTCGAAGAAAGCGCGAACTAGCGTGCTCCTTTGAAGAGTAGGGTGTCGAGCCAATCGTTCTAGGAATCGGTGTAGACTGAAGGAATAGGAATTCAATCGAATTTCAAGCGTAAAGGAGAGATTGACGCACTCTAATCTTCGTCGTTCCATGAATTCTGGACTGAACCTATCACCAGTGATGTATTCTATCGAGCAATAAGTAGAGGCTCAAATCGAACATATGAAGAGATCCTACCCAAACGGTGTTTTTCTGGAAGGGCAGGCACCACACATGCCGGAAAGTCTCGAACAAGATGTTCCCTCAAAAAGACAAAGTCCTGGAAGCGGCGGCGAGAGGATGGATTAGGGGTTGAGAATATAGGAAGGTTTGTCTGTTCATTATTATGAGCATCGGGATAATGCGCAGATCTATATCTGGTAGATACCTTTGCTGATACCAAGTAAGATACATACGCATCTTTGGTCTCCGCCAGCTCTTTGACGGGGTCTCGGACTGAGGTTATAAGGTACCCTTCCCATTTCGGTTGGTGCGGGTCCTCGTTGGAGTCAAATGTAGTCTGCCTGAATCCAGGACCTTGTGAGACGATAGCTTCCGAGGGGTCGTAGGTTGGTGCGTTGGGAGATTCCCAGGTGACGCTGTCAAAgacgtcctcgtcgtcgccTAGCATAATGTGAGGAGAGTGCTTTAATTACATAACGTGCTGCGAGACAGCTCTATGGACCACGGAAGCATTGGAAGGAAACAAGCATCAATAACTActctcctttcttcttcaccatgCCATCCCACCAACGGCCGGCTTTTTGGCCTCTGGCCCTTCTTATATCGTCTATACTATCTAGTTTAATATCGTTTGCTGCTGCGTATACCGTCCCAATAGTTGATACAGGTGTGAACTGGACACGTTTACATGGTTGACATTGACCCTCACTTACCACCAAAACCTATAGATTATTCTCGCCAAACATGTAGTGGAATGTGGGGTGGTCCCTCAGCATACATTAATGGTATGCAATCCACCGGGACAATATTTTCATACCCTTTGATTCATCGTCCACACAGTGACTTTCGACATCGCATCACAGGGAGACTTGGCAATGATTATATACGAATGGACGGATGTGAAGTATCTCGGGAAGGAAACTGCTGGAGACCCAGATGACGATCTGCCGGTAAGCCTGCTCATAATCTTAAATGCTGACTCCTTTAATTCTCAACGCCATCTCATAGCAGAAGACATATGTTTGCACTTCCAGCGCCGTGTCGGCAGGCTACTGCACACGCGCACAACTAGGGCGTTTTATTCTCGATCTCCCAGTGGGTAAATCTATAAATGACACGAGCTTTTGGTCAGCTCGCGTACAACTCCCCGCCAACAAAACTACCTCACCAAAAGCATCTAATGGATTTTGGGACAACCCCGAAGGTAACCCGACTCCCCCAATTAGCCCATACGCATCTCCTTGGCGCCGGGACGTTGACGACGTTGAGCTTGTTGCAAGATGGCCCAAGACTCCCACAGGTCTGGACAACTCCATAATTTATGATGGACCAATCCACTACCCTGTCGAGAAAACTGGCTTCTATTGCGTTGGCAAGTTTCGAACTCAAATATGATTATATGGTTTATAGTATTAATCCTTCCACAGCCGCCATTCCTGTAACTGTTCAGGGGTCAACTCGCAGAGCCGATACAGATGTTCCATATCACCCGTCATACAAAGGGACAGTTCTCTTCAAAAACACTTTCGACGGAGAACTTCCTGCTACGGATTACCCCAAAGTTGTCGTAAGTTTAATGAAAATCCTTTATGATTGGAAAGGAGTTCTTACACGAAAGCCAGTTCTACTTTGTTATGTTCATTATTTAcagcctttttgcttttctctGGGGTTGGTTTTGTTATCGTCACATTCATGAGCTATTACCCATTCAGGTAAATGACACGGTGTAATGGGAATGTCCAATACTGACGTGTATCTAGTACTATCTTTCGGGTCTTGTGGGACTATTGGTCATTGAGATGTTTGCAAATTGGGGTGGGTTTCTGATTCACTTCGAGCTGTCAAACTGTTTTCCATTTTACTCTGCTCTTTAGTATATTACAGATATCTCAATGCACATGGCAGATCAACTGCTTCTACTGTATTCCTCATTGTCGGTGAGTTGGTTGTTCTAACCTTGATATATCCAACCTGATAGATGACAGTGGCAATTCTTGACGCCGGTCGCAATTCAATGTCATTCTTCATGCTTTTGGTGGTATCACTTGGCCTAAGTGTCGTTCGGGAATCACTGGGACGAACCATGCTGAAATGTCAAGCTTTAGCTGTGGCCCATTTTATCTTTGGGAGTAAGCTAACGATCATAATTTCATGGTGGTTCATTGTCTGATGAAGCTTGCTTAGTCCTTTATGCTATCGGAATCGTTGAATTAGAGCTTGAATCGACATCCGCGCTCTTGCTTTTGATGTTCATCATCCCCCTTGCGTTCACTCTGAGCGCATTCCTGCTATGGATTATGTATGCACTAAATGGTAAATACCTGCATTATTTTTGCCATTTCAACTAACTAAAGCCAACATAGCAACCATTACACACCTCCGTGCAAGGAAGCAACGATATAAGCTGTCGATGTTCCAAAAATTATATTATATACTTCTTTTCACGGTTTTTATCATCGCCATATTCTTTGTGGTCTCATCCATGTCATTCTCAGGGAGATTGGCAGAAGGTAAGCGTACCTTATTGTCATTATGCTTTGAAATGTCTAAATCGAAGATAAGACTACTCCGCCAAATCATGGCGCGTTCGTTGGTGGCTGTTGGACGGCTGGCTCGCCCTACTATATCTGTTTGGATTTACTGCGATTGCGTTTTTGTGGCGTCCGAGCGAGAACAACAGAAGATAagttccttttctttttgttcaaTTTTCGTGGTTTTGATTCAGATTCTTTTCTCCACATTGGCTATGTCAGATGAAATTGCACAAGATGAGGCAGATGCGGAGGACTACGACCTTGAAGCTATCCAAAATCGAGGCCAGATGcgtgatgacgatgacgatgacgacgccGCCACCCTTGTGGGTGGCAGGCGTGGCAATCCCAACCAGGTATTAACAGAGGACAACGTCGTATTTGAAATTggcgacgaggaagatgacgaggaggactccaaaaaaagaaagagtaCTCGCCTTTCCGGTGAGAATCATACAGGTAGTGGGGAAGAGCGGGAAGGCCTTATGCGTTAGATAGGTTTGGGTAGCATCATGTAAATTATAATTAGCAATACATTTATCGAGAGTACAGATCATCTGTACGTCTAACCGCGTATGCGTCCCGAAGACACAGTATACAGACGAGGGGCAATGTTCATACTTTGTAATTCCTGAAGATAGCAAATTATAAGTGACAAGCAAAAATAATTACAGTGAAATCTACCTGGAAAAGTAATTTGGCAGCATATGGAATGTATAGCTGCGAGCAAGCGGTTTTGTTCTTGCAAGCTCGACACTGTGGCATAGTTGGTAGGGGTCATTGCGTGGAAGGTGAATGGAATACTTACTTCGAAGCTTTGCTTTTTCTGTTAgaagaaatttttgaaatTCAGTGTTGTTTCG
Coding sequences:
- a CDS encoding Beta-lactamase-like protein str6 gives rise to the protein MGQTEKTAVGVSSPQCARNCVSGSQRPACSGSLKQRLAWVCSFLLTVALLRYISLFDGPYPLSLPESSLFNNAMTWPWTKKNICQPPSPNLFAYHPPRPSTDLIEKAAKDLDEYLTKRASEPEIDSISLSIVTPAGPIFIGGYGTLRANETDLEGPVQVVDENSIYRIASISKMFTVLETLILREKGLLNWDDPVAKFVANISLPAESYGWANYLKGAKSNGGEPRISLRQLASHMAGIGRDYPPIDIGKWPISPEEFPSYTASQSWDTNATFDAITRLPLVNVPYTYPIYSNTGFGLLGLANIGADSLQKPASLQRTHAELLKRDVFEPLGMTNSFFRLPESEKQRAHIAVPAKNSEWADIWMGDFMDPVGGQYSSLKDLSLLMKTLLSPTGARGVLPASVVREWLRPIHIWGTGGEHVGAPWEAQTLAGVTAYAKGGNLPGYHSEFALVPEYSFGIVLLVSGSNADTVTLLKETAKRYVPAFEKLHEAELRRRFQGKWISERESKSEDAPESAKDVAEVTVKNGALHLTKLNIDGKDVLQILELAMSGGGGGGRAVSGAALQAKPNAKGGGPVVLWPTGRTGEFRMALGRPELNKVPEIGCIPYWISLDFGAQSHGVPLDLVYWERGNLHYPSAGITFERS
- a CDS encoding Mitotic spindle assembly checkpoint protein MAD2B, translated to MSDEPLTFNQTVHAIAEFIEVAIHTILYVRQVYPAEIFVRRKKYETPVFQSRHPALNDYITGAVKAIADELVHGKIDKVVVVLKDKEQIALERYIFSIETMIQIEGFNKDVGVEDAMTPSSLMQYFRSFLIKLNMIEAQIGQMHMGDDLSFAIILELKDDAAPTHSNTKDPPPWIPAVTQHTTSGTTKQAELNMIRAVNTGIINLSLAVQESGEKIAREQQRRRPRKKTPVNDNNVEPKVQ
- a CDS encoding Sorting nexin-4, which translates into the protein MLGDDEDVFDSVTWESPNAPTYDPSEAIVSQGPGFRQTTFDSNEDPHQPKWEGYLITSVRDPVKELAETKDAYVSYLVSAKTNLPIFSTPNPSSRRRFQDFVFLREHLVRDFPACVVPALPEKHRLEYITGDRFSPEFMERRRLDLHRFLERLARHPTLQRSTLVRAFFESTEWHVHMHQHVAHPPNSEHTQGLIDNISDTLLNAFARVRKPDERFLTMRENVDKFEEGLVLSERLFNRVRGRTSDGNPESGEDLTADYHDLAVAVQGLGFLESGITDPLNHFSNTLLEFSALLRHTTQTTTDPLLVHLHSLLTYSHANRAVLKLRDQKQLDFEELSDYLSGVTSERDRLAAVISGHAGSTGLGLGAYLKDRVDAIRGADDDRSRVEKMRKLDLKIKELQDAVTTAHETSDAFSDETLREQTIFQYSKAAEMKEMLGNLADGEIEFYKAAMEEWDRIIPVIQRIRVDV
- a CDS encoding hypothetical protein (Uncharacterized protein C26H5.07c) — its product is MPSHQRPAFWPLALLISSILSSLISFAAAYTVPIVDTDYSRQTCSGMWGGPSAYINVTFDIASQGDLAMIIYEWTDVKYLGKETAGDPDDDLPQKTYVCTSSAVSAGYCTRAQLGRFILDLPVGKSINDTSFWSARVQLPANKTTSPKASNGFWDNPEGNPTPPISPYASPWRRDVDDVELVARWPKTPTAAIPVTVQGSTRRADTDVPYHPSYKGTVLFKNTFDGELPATDYPKVVYYLSGLVGLLVIEMFANWVYYRYLNAHGRSTASTVFLIVVAILDAGRNSMSFFMLLVVSLGLSVVRESLGRTMLKCQALAVAHFIFGILYAIGIVELELESTSALLLLMFIIPLAFTLSAFLLWIMYALNATITHLRARKQRYKLSMFQKLYYILLFTVFIIAIFFVVSSMSFSGRLAEDYSAKSWRILFSTLAMSDEIAQDEADAEDYDLEAIQNRGQMRDDDDDDDAATLVGGRRGNPNQVLTEDNVVFEIGDEEDDEEDSKKRKSTRLSGENHTGSGEEREGLMR